The Helianthus annuus cultivar XRQ/B chromosome 15, HanXRQr2.0-SUNRISE, whole genome shotgun sequence genomic sequence tcatccacacaggggagtatttggttagtaatttgatttctgaccttgatcaacttgttttagtgagggatcaaatgatgcagcttaaagagagagttgatcaAAGTCGAataaccaagcaacttgatccaaaatttggccgattttcaaagttgattggttattaacaaccagtaactaatgcTCCTCCTACTGTCCGTGTGTCGGCaggtataagaaacaaaggtcgCGGCTCGCATAAAAGGATTAAATCTAGGAAGGAATAAATGATCAGCCACAAAGGGAAAATGTCAAGGACATGTAGCGTATGTAATGAAAAAGGTCATGACATTCGGACTTGCGAGGAGCTGAAAGCCAAACAACAAGGTaaacagcaaaaaaaaaaaaaaaggcgtCCAGATCGAAAATGTTGCCAGAGACAAAGACAATGAGGTCGAAgacgatgaagaggaagatgagtTTGAAGATTACAGTAGTGATGATGGATCTGAAGAAGGAGGAGGTTTCggaagatgatgaggatgagtAGTTTTTTTATAAATGGACATGCGAATTTATACGAAACACATGCAATTTTATATTTATCTGTTTATATTAGTTTTTCATGCGATTATAGTTTttaaacatgcgattttataatCTTCAGTTTATAATCCTTCTTACAAGCGATTTCACTTTTATTACATGCGATTTTTGAGTTATCTTGTTTTGTTCTGTGACAATGATGGCTATATCGTTCATGCGATTTAATATTATAAGCAAACATAATATGTGTTCAAAACATGTACCCaaaatataataatagttattgtCTAACACAATCACAACCACAAAACGATTAGAAAGAGATTTTAGTTACTTGAAGCAAATATTTTGTCACGTTCAGAagagctgaactccatcttctccttcacagtgttcagagcatctgtcaggaaagagaaggctaagtcatcagctcgAGATTGCTCTTTTATGTGATCCAAAGCTTTGTCTCTGAAGCTTGATGGTGGTTCTTGAAGTAGCTTTTCCCATACTacttgatttttcttgatttgttcAAGAATTTTGCCCTGCACATCAAGAACCAGATAAGAAGAGGTGACATCAGTGCTTATTTCTGTCAACGTGCAAGTTGACAGTAGCTCTTTGATtgcaatgtttttgattttttctaaatcttcagatgccatttttgttggtctgtgttattgtgtgtgtgttttttttgtcttctatgtcttaatatggaaggtagttatatctaggttttttatattaatatagtaaatttattatatagGTAGGGTGGTAAGTTCAGTAGCATTTATTGTAAAATTGATCATTACATGCCAAATTACAGTCACATCGGtaataaattaagtttttttatataaaatactactattttttgtttttaagattcgtaatttgttttctttttcatttttaggACAAAGTAATTTTAAAGTATTTTGCAGTGTTTTTATTCAAAATTGCATTTGAATCGGAAACAAATTCGCAAACTTTAAGAAACctaaatataattatcttttttTCTGATATCGCATGTGTAAAAGCATGAAATCGCACACTATATGAAATTTCAAAGAATACTTAACTTTTTACTGAAATCGCATGTGCATTATCATGAATTTACACACTATATGAAATTTCGAAAAATACTTAACTTTTTACTGAAATCGCATGTGCATTGTCATGAATTCGCTCACGATATGAAATTTCAAAGAATTCTTCTTTTTATTGAAATCGCATTTGCATTGTCCATGAATTCGCACATGATATCGCACcctgcatcatcttcttcgatagtCAGTCCATCGATTTGTTTCAGTTCTGAATTTCTAAATTCATCAGAAGTTCATTTCACAGAAGGATTTGGTGAATAGGAATCGATCGATTTTTGATTAATTGTTATAATTTCGATTTCGGTTTTGATTTAGAATCTTACGTTATGATTTTTGAGGTTTTGTTTGCTGATTATCAGGGGTTTTGATCTCGCAtttgacgattttaaccttggcggcttctttttattaattttaatttgatAAATTTAATAGTAAAACACGCTGTTTAAGTAAAATGATCTGACGGTTGTGGATGAAGCGTACATAATGTATGATTAGgttatttgtatgataaccggcctatatatatatatatatatatatatatatatatatatatatatatatatatatatatatgtatatatgtatatacatacatatatgtagACATGTAGGAGAAAGTtttatgcagaacactaaatattgtgagaatACGCAGAACAAAAAGAGTCACACattttttaattctaaaaacctaaaaaataaatgaaaatgttacaaatgtaagatttagtgatttagagtttttctttttgttttgacaataattagtgttctgtaatgaagTTTATCTTATTCTATGTAGATATACAGGCATAATTAAGTTACTAGTAAACTAAAATGATAATGAATTGATTAATTAAGACTGAAACCATGCATCTACCCCTAGAAATTTGTCATCATCTATTGTAGTGTTCTCCCATGGCCATGACAACATGGTGTCATCTTCTTCACCCCCTAACCCTAACACACAATCTTCAACATCAAAATCCCAATCCCAGTTCCAATCATCAAATGAATCTGCATTTGATGAGCTTGTACCACCAACCTCCACTTGCTCAGTAACCGCTTTCACACCATCTTTTCCTTCGTTAACCACACTTGTCGCGGGCTCATTTGCCACACTACCCATGGAGCCACCATCCGTAGCCATAGTTAACATTTCTGGCTCCAAAATGTTAATAAAGCTAAGCATCTCATCTTCATAACTAGTGGCACATGGGTTTACATTGGTTTGTTTTGTTGTATGTTGTTCATGTGGTGCAGCCACTTTAGGGTTAGGAATAGTTGATTGTCTATAAGTCTTGTTGATCTTCATGGCGGACCGGCTGGTTCTGCCTTTGCGTTTGTTAACGTTCGTCAGGATGGTTATGTTCGGTGGATTCGACGGTCGTCTTGATGGGATGATTTTCCGACTTAGGTGTGAGTTCCAGTAGTTCTTGACTTCGTTGTCTGTTCGCCCGGGCAAGTGGGCGGCTATTTGAGACCACCTGACAAAATAACCAATGTTTTCATAATCAGACCAAATATATTTGTAACTATAgtagtgtaacaactctcaccaaaactattaattattattttatttgtccaataggaaaccctaattgagacccccaagtgatcctgcataaccctaaaattttctgaacaatcgaaatcaggatcaggtcccctaaaactcagggggggtaaaccctagtcgGTAATATCTAAATAGTTTTACGTGTATATTGAATTTAAGCGAACGaccaactcagcaagcctacaaaCACACGGGGCTACCCTATGGTAGGGTAGcacccctcgcgccacgcgagggcgccctttttccagtataaatagggGAGGTTGGCACTTGCAATTCTGCGTTGGTTCGACGTACAAATTCGATTCAGGCACTGAGATATCGTCCAAATACTACAAAACACACACGAACACGAAACGCTGCCAcgacaaacagggtaataactcgatcactgcaatgattcaatatccgatcgattgaaactatccaatggatgtttaagtgctgcccgcattagggttatactttgtcattcatcgtaaattcgatggatgtttagtatggcactttgttattcgttgtgagggttgtatctcgtgagttatcgtaaatgctgtattagttactaacctagttttcgtgtacattgttatttgaattaggttatcaggcttaacAGTAGGCTAAACTCAGCccgtataaatctgcaatgtgagtcattctctttttatcaaatttgctttcaaaatcatgtttggttttaaagttataattacagggattaagtttttgtaatcttcaattactgccggtatgtggggttttgtatacataacttgtttcccgtcaccattggacaacgagttagccaatgggtgatctgaccatagtcacagatacagtcgagtgacaaataccgatttggggtaattggttgatagaagcattgtaacaatgtgtcgttttgtgtaacttgaatgactcgccagtatttcttgttgataaaacctttttaaaacatgtttcaggtgatctgctgtgaaTTAAGGAAAAGTGTTGTggagcactaacaagcttgaagtagtggcttaataaaataaataaacatgttttgtaaaccaGGGGTTTCTCGGTGAAATTCCCTTATTGTAAAttaggggttttatcccgaattgtgaaataaaataaatcGGGCATTTCAAGTTTTTAAACGATCATGTTAAAACTTCCGTTGTCATAATAAATACCACGGATTTCTGTCCCGCATCTCCTGGACCGgatcaaaccgggtcgggggccgtgataGAAAAGGGCACCCTTCTTTatactttatataaaaaaaactatgcTCGAAACCCATGTATTACATAGgtttatatacacacatatatatatatatatatatatatatatatatatatatatataatgtaaatatctatagaaaacccactttaatttagaaaacccgggaaactcaaagctcccaatgtttttttttcttgaaaaaatttacacatgttatatacatgtttttaagggttttaggcaaaaaaaaaaatcaaaaaagcgtcgagtagatatttaaaaaaaaaataaacaagttttggtgtaacacatgttacaaatatgtcagatgaatgtaacatgtgttacaccaaaacttgtttattttttttttaaatatctactcggcgcttttttgattttttttgcccaaaatccttaaaaacatgtatataacatgtgtaaattttttcaagaaaaaaaaaacatcggaagctttgagtttcccgggttttctaaattaaagtgggttttctatacattcttcccatatatatatatatatatatatatatatggttgggctatatagaaaaccctaaatatttaagaaacccggaaaactcaaagctcccgactttttttttttgaaaaaaataacacatgtaatataaatgtttttaagagttttgggccaaaaaaatcaaaaaagcgccgaagggtttttttttttttttaaaaaacaaatttcagcaactttcagcatttttgtctaacacatgttaggcaaccggacattgctgaaatttgtttatttttttaaaaaaatcccttcggcgcttttttgtttttttttttttttttgcccaaaacactttaaaacatgtatattacatgtgttatttttttcaaaaaaaaaaaatgtcggaggttgggtaaaaatggagggagatttgagtttccagagtttcctaagaatttaagggttttctgtctagtattcccctatatatatatatatatatatatatatatatatatatatatatatatatatatatatatatatatatatatatatatatatatatatatatatatatatatatatatatatatatatatatatatataaagtagtTAGTGATGAAGATTTATGAATTATACAAAATATTTCaagataagatacgactagaatCACGTATAACTAACTAATAATGTGATTGTATCATAGTTTAATTTCTTAGACTAAGAAGAAGAATGAAATAAGATAGACAGGAAAATGAATCTTGTGCTCACAACGTGACGCAACTAGTTACTTATTTATTTGGTATAGAAAATTTATTTATAGCTATTTtattgtttataaaaaaatatttttctaactttttattATATACAAAAAAGTCGGTTTAGTATAATAACTTTTAGAGTAAATTTCTGttttcgtccatgaggtttgtcaattttaactagtttagtccaaaaatctaatttataacaaatCCATCCCTGAAGTTTGCATTTCTTAACGCTTTTCATCCCTAGGGGTGCTTTTTCAATTAATTCTTAGGATGGAAATCGATAAGAAATGCGAACCTAAGGGATGAAAAGCGTTAAGAAATGCAAACCTTAGGGATGGTTTTGTTATAAATTACGTTTTTAGACTAAACTAGTTAAAatggacaaacctcagggacgaaaacagaaaTTTACTCTAACTTTTATTAGTAATAGATGAAATAATAGAATATTCTTGGTTCCTTTCAGTTTTTCTTGTGACGTACGCACCTTCTAGTTCgatttaattttaaattttaatattaCAATAACAGATGAGGTGTCATTTTCGACAAACAGGACCTTAAAAAACATGCATTAAATTACATTAAAATGCATGGGCGTAAAGTCTATGCAAAATGTCTTACTTATGAACATAACAATTGAGACTCATCAACTTAACTGTTTAActtaatattttttaaatgtcAAATCATAAATATGCTTCATGAATATAACACATAAATAAACTggaaaaatacataaataaaacaagtataacgcccGGTTCTTAAGTTTCAACAACGGTTTAATTTATGTTGTTGATTATATAGATACATAAAAATCTACATATTCTAGAATTggagaaaaatataaaaataataaaagttaaacaaTCGGTTCGGTTTTCATAGCCAGTTCCATGTTCCGAATTATCTGAAATGAACTGTTTGGATCTTAAATTGGTCAGCTTGCTTAGTATGCGCGGTTTGATTGATTTCAAATAACATTATAGTCTATGTTGTAGGTATAAAGTCATGATCTATAATCCATGTCGTACATATGAAGTAACGATCTATGTTGTTGATATGATCGACGTCATGATCTATAGGCTCTAAAAAGTAAAAACACCTGTGTCTCCGAATGTTCCTTCAACATAAGTATCTTTTTTGAACAACAAAACACTATATAGCTGAATATATAGAGCCATCAAACCGCTGGAAACTTAAGTAATTCATCGTTTTTCTTATTATTTGATCTCAttagtatttatatttatataaatcacGTCAGTGCATGTCAAGGTTCTTTGAATACCGTATTACGTTAAACAAGTTGGTGTATAATGATttgaaattttagggttttttttggtACATATATACTTCTCCATGAAAAACATGAAAATCATTCTTGAAagatattttttatgtatattttgtaACGGAGGAACGAATAATGGTTTGAAAAAataattgaaaaataaaataacaaagaCAAACACAAGAAATAACCTTCGTATTTAGATTCAGGTCCACCAGACCAGGAACCAATTACACAACCTACTTATATACTCTTAAACCACCTTTATTTGACCCACCAGTTGAATCCACAAACCAGATCGATGGTTGGATCGTATTTTCAAAAAGAAATTTACTCTATATTAATTATCAATTTTTCTCAAACTCACTAAACTAGTATTCAATTTTATACAAACTTCTAATGCACTTCCTAATGATTTGTAATGCCATCTACTTCACATAGTGCTTTTTCCACATCACTTCTTTCACTAGCTTACAAATTTCATCACTCATTTACTCAccattaataattaataaacatTAAAATTGAATAACCAATCACAATATAAATCTCTTTTTTTACAACTTTCAAAGTATCATcttttataaatttcattatttACGGTTAACGTCGGGGGTTTACTTAAACGTTTTGATTATAAAGTTTACAGTACGTTAATTATTCTAATGGTTTGCGCAAAACAACGCACATGTGTCTATTATACTAGTTATTTTTACTTTTAATTTCACATTATTGATTATTTGCTAATTCAAAGTTTGTATTTATGGCTATTAAAGTTATACACAATGCTTCATCACTCTATGTATTGAAATAAAGTTTGGTGACATCACTTTATAATTTGAAATAAAGTTTCTGTGACACTTTGTCAATATATTTTATCACGGGTCCATAAAGTGACATGAAGAGGTGTGACCTTAACAAATGCGACCTATATGTCACATTGTTTGACAAAATGCTATAAAGTTTGAGAAGCAAATAAATATAATAGCATCACCATTTTACGCGTGATTATTTATCGATCTTGAGGTGATCGAACTATGTACACGACAAAaatgcgttttttttttttctcttttttatgTTGACGAGATTATACAAAGCGAACAACTGAAACCCTAGTTACAGATATCTTGTAATCAGTAATCCTAGATTCCTAGGTAGTAGGTACATTTGGTCGGACCATGCGTACTCTCAGTCGCTAATACCCATTTTTGTAGTAGAGTGAAATGTCGGGATAGGTTAACATATTTAAAAAATGCATGTAGATAGGAGATAAATGAGTACAAACCTGTTACCTATAGATGCATGGAGATAGGCTATGATATTTTCCTCTTCCTTAGATATATTACCTCTTCTCAAATCCGATCTTAAGTAGTTAATCCATCTCAATCTGCAACTCTTTCCGCATCTCATTAATCCTATATAATACCAAATATATCGTATATCATATAGGTACATGTTAAATGCGAAATGGTAGTAAAACTATATATGCAATCTATATACACATAAACGTACCAGCATTTTTTGGTAAAGATCTCCACGAGCCTTCGCCATGAGCCTGAATGTAGTCACTAAGTATCGCGTCTTCTTCAGCGGTCCACCTTCCTCTCTTCAACCCAACTTTTTCGCAACACGGGGTCCTTCCCATATTCAAAGAAAAATGTTATATGACTTGTGTACGTACAATATAGTTTGGGGGACGGTTTGATATTTATAGTACATAGGTAGTTTAAGGAATTAATACATATATCTATGTGTTTGCAACTTGAAAGATGTAAATATGTAATAAATGAAAAGAAAAGAGAGTGATGTAacaagtgtgtttgtgtgtgtggtGTAATACTTTGCCACGATTAATATTGTACTTGTGACGACTAAATTTGTCGTGGCTTATTGAGTATCTAGGGCTAGTGACGGGGCATCCACTTCCCACGtacgttaatttttttttatttatttaactattgAAAGTACAAGTCAATTAATCAACTTTGATATCCTTAAACCCTAACTTGAGAGGGGTGTTTTtgtaattttattaaaaaaagggtttttattggttaaattaaTCTTTTGACTATAAACGGGTCAATTCGTGCTTTTATTATGATAAAAATGTGTATGTCGATATGCTGTCGTAAATGGTTTTGTCGGAAACAACCACTCTGGATGATCATACAAAAGTTATCGTGATCCTTCGATAAATTCCGTCAATAATCCATCACAAATTAAAGGAATGTTTCTGTAGTGTTAAACCCTAATCTGAAAGGGGTGTTTTGTAATTTCATCCGACATATTTTTAGGGTTTTATCCAACAGATTAGTATTAAAATATATCAATCGTGTTATTATTATTtgtaacgggtcaaatagttattTAATAAAATTAGTTAGAATAGACAGAAcatataatattttataaaaaaatgtacaAGAGGAGTAGGGGCCGGGTTCGTTGATCCTTGGTCGACTAAATGATGTATTAACAGGTTGAGATTTTCTGATATATAAtaaaaagttgttttttttttttttttttacttatttatttattgggTAGGAGACATGCACGAGTATGATCTACCTTAACATATTCAATCAAATTTGAAGTATTTTTAATTTTGGTGTTTGTGTAGCAACTAGTACTAGAAATATCTGTACAAACAGATTTTGAGTTTCCTCAAATTAAACTAGAATTACTATAAATATGTGTACAAACAAACCGATATTGAGTTCCTCAAATTAAACTATTACCATAAATATGGCACTACACCTTTACGGCTTTACATCATATCAAATTTCAAAATCTAGGTCATAAATACAAACAACTTAGGGTATACGGGGCACCAGCGGGGAGGGGATCGGTGACCCAATTCCCCTAGCGgaaacaccgccgccatccctgcGGTGAGGCAAATCGGGGAGGGGGATCGGGGAGGAGTCACCGCACAAGAAGCACAAGGATCGATGATGTATACGTTGGGCAAcggtcatttaaaaaaaaaatcaattttaacAATATAAATAACCAACTTAATCTAATTTTTTACCACACCCATTCTCAAACTCACTCTAAAAATCTATCAAATACAACACAAAATGAATTCCAAGTTCCCGTTTTTTTCTCccctacccgactttcccgacgatgaagattcatcgtcaagcgatggtagtttaattttctt encodes the following:
- the LOC110910058 gene encoding transcription factor MYB12, which encodes MGRTPCCEKVGLKRGRWTAEEDAILSDYIQAHGEGSWRSLPKNAGLMRCGKSCRLRWINYLRSDLRRGNISKEEENIIAYLHASIGNRWSQIAAHLPGRTDNEVKNYWNSHLSRKIIPSRRPSNPPNITILTNVNKRKGRTSRSAMKINKTYRQSTIPNPKVAAPHEQHTTKQTNVNPCATSYEDEMLSFINILEPEMLTMATDGGSMGSVANEPATSVVNEGKDGVKAVTEQVEVGGTSSSNADSFDDWNWDWDFDVEDCVLGLGGEEDDTMLSWPWENTTIDDDKFLGVDAWFQS